The sequence below is a genomic window from Pectinophora gossypiella chromosome 21, ilPecGoss1.1, whole genome shotgun sequence.
gttTTATACCGCATTATATGAAATCATCTTAAACCACTGAAAAAACACCTACAATCAATGACTATACttctagtaacataattatacctacATCAAAGCTCACAGTTAACGAAAGTTCATTTTATACATCTACCTACTTTCCGTGACAAAAAATAGAGATGTCACTATAACAGCATTTCTGGTGCCGaagtttgtaataaaataacgctctcaaaataatatttcaatcTTCCTCAGCCGTACCAGACAGGACGCGAAACGGCCGGCGCAGTCAGAAGAAAGAATGGCAGTACGAAGGACTCCCGATCGACATTCCGAAGCGCAGAGCTGATCCCcccaccaccaccactaccaCGACTCCAACTACCACCAGTAAGGATAACTCAGTCCCACCCCACGTTCCCACGTCTTCAAGCACCAAAATTAATATATACCCAAAACCCACCACAATTGCCAGGTCTACCATCTTCTTCATCGATATACCCGATGATCCTCTTAATCCAGACCCTGCAGTGAAAAATGTAGCTCCCAAGCAATTCGCTAAATCTAAAAAAACTACTCCTAAACAATTATCAACATCTGTACAAACTTCCGTAAAAGGTCCGGCTAATTTTAGCGCCATCCCTAATGTAGATATATCCGATATTACTGAAGAAGTCACAACGATAAAACTCAAAGATAAACCTAAGAAAAAGAGtcttattaacaaaaaaaataagatgctGATGAAgaaacgtaaaaataaaaaatattatgacttGACGGGAACACCGAAATATTCGCGTCCGATGAGTACGACAATAAAGTCAATTGCCTCGAAGAATTCGAAAATCCGCGCAAATAATTCCGTGACTAATTTGACAGGAATCAGTTCTTCGTCTACAAGCTATTTCTACATGAAACCTACTACCCAAGGAATGGGTAAAGGCATACCTCAAATCGCCGTCTCAATAGGAACCTATACCACAGGGGCCTATACTCAACCCCAAAGTGATGATAAATCACATgttataaaattgaataatCTCAACGATGTGCTAAATTTCTTCAAATTGGCTGCTAATTTGAGGAAGATTCAGGTAGGTAAGTCGATTGATTAAAGAATAGAAGTTAAACCTTCGGaacttaggcgattctcacacgcgTTTTATAGTGTAGCACCGCGCATTGAGGCGATGTTCATATGTTAGGCATCAGCAGATTACACACATGTCAATACGCCCTTGCCACCCGCTTCACCGCCAACCACATACATGGTCGTTGTGAGAATCACCTTACCTGATTAAGATCATCTATCGACTGCAGGCTATCAATAGTCCTCTATTTTACACCATTCTCGGTCCTGTGCATAATCTTTAAAACTTAACTACAACAgctaaaaaatgttttaagtaaatattttaagtagattagctaaaaagaaatgttaatttcgaaaaagaaaaattattactttatatttGGAATTGTTTATTCTGCATAACTTTATAATTAGAcacttatattttgtatttttctttttggaaaTTAAACATGTGATgcatttacaaacttatttttattttagtaagtacttgaCTAAATCCCTAATAAACCGAACCGGATAAactatgaatttaaataaaatatcgcaAATTTAAGCGTAGTGGACAAAGTAGTGGACTATACTACATACTCCGGTTGAATTGTGAGGAGGCCTGTCTTCAACAGTGGATACGATAAACTGTTGATGTGCGCATACACCACACATCCACATAAGATCGCGTGTATTTCCCGTTGGAGTAAGCAAAAACACGGAATTCTGATACACCACCTTCggttcttccactctcatcaaagacgtCATGCTTGTCGGTTTCGAGgctttagagtactcttgacctccTTTTGACCGtttgtttttatgaaaaatctaccttatctGTTCAGTCTACTTAGATCCATCCCATACCAACAGCAACAGCAGTCTACCCTCCTCTCAACCCTCGCTTCCGACGCATCTACAACCCTGACGAGCGCGCGTCCATCGACGAGTACCCATTTCTGGCTGCGGTGCTCGTCAACAAGGAGCTGTGGTGCGGCGGCGTCATCATCGACCGCGATAGAGTCCTCACCGCTGCGCATTGTCTGCAACTGTTAGTACTGGCTTCTTACAATTAGGCTAGATGATAATTGACAACCCTGGAGGTGTTCGTATAACTCAGTTTAGACTTAATTTTAACCTATCGAGATTTTAGAGATTTCGAGATTATAGAGATTTCGAGATGTTAAAGATTTCAAGATTTTATAGATTTCAAGATATTAGATTTCGATATTTTAGAGATTTCGAAATTTTTAAAGATTGACATTTGAGATATTTCGAGAGTTTCTGGAGAGACACGATTAGACCTCTAGCTAAATGAGATACATTTTACGAATTATAAAAACGAGTTCACATCCTGAATACTTCCCTGATTGCAGTGCTCATCAAGGAGCTGTAGTGCGGAGGCGTCATCTTGACAGATAGAAATCGGACACGTCTTacaaaaaatcactatgtgCGACTATCCTTAGTTTGGCTGCTTCAGAAGCCACGTTATGCAGTTGCTCCTGGTTACTACTTTTAGATGTTCTTCTATGATATTCTTCTCGGCAGGCAATACAACAACCGCTTCTTCCGCGAGTATGTCAAGATGCTTACCGTCAGAGTAGGATCCACCAACGCTACTGCTGGAGGGGAAGTGTTGAAGGTACCTACTACATCATATAATAgggtagatttatttatttttattttagaataaaatttaaatatacgAATTTTTCGAACTTATGTTTgaatattatcacgtgctcagtgatgAAGGaacaaaggaaaacatcatgaagaaacccacattcccaagaaatgcgctACGTAGGATTTTTCGGGGTGTGCTTTCAAAAAGTGTTATCTGATCatctttgatttgatttttgacgaTGTTTTCAGGTAGTGGGCATCACCTTCCATCCAAACTACAAGCCGTCGACCCTGGAGTTCAACGCAGCCGTGCTGCAGCTCCATAAAAACCTGACCTTCGAGACTCGGGAGCCCTACTTCGTAACCAAGACACCGTACGCCCGAGAAAATGCCATTGCTGTTGATAATACCGTCGTATTCCTTGGATGGGGCTCTGTGCTGGTAAGGATCACAtggaatcacgcctgtatctctgatggggtaggcagacgtgtatacTATATACCCAGTCCTAGCCAGCTATGTAATAAGGGACGAGCATATTGCTGAAACCACAAATGATATCAATCAAAAACGATCAAGAATCATAGATTGAATGACAATCCGACTAATTGTTGACCCTAGCTAGCTTTTGTGTGTCGGAGTGCAtgtcaagcatctaacttatgcagtttagattttatgatacaacattttttcccgctaacgcccatttttcaaaatacagctataactaaactttatatttactaaggtatgcatgcatgctagattgaaaacatctactcatATTTTacgcagtttagatttttcatacaaatgttttttcccgctaactcccgttcccgtgggaattttgcaatatcctgttgcaactaagctttaagtttactaaggtacctgcatgccaaatttcaagcgtctaacttaagtggtttagatttttcatacaaaaggattttcccgctaattctcgttcccgtgggaatttcaggaatttctttcttagtgcacctctacggtacctaagctacgtcccttccaaagttcaagtgcctacgtttagccgtttaggctgtgcgttgatatgtcagtcagtgagtcagtcagtttctccttttatatatttagatacgcggtaagaacccggtattatgtgtttcaacCTCATTCACATAGACACCACAGAAATTGACTTAAATCTAAAATGTATTCTCAATACTCAATATAACATATAAATATTCACCCAGGGTGGAGGAGGCACAGGTGGGTCTGTGCTGTTACAAAAGGTGGAATTGCCGGTGTATGACTTCTCCGACTGCCAGCAGatctatggaaagtatgtttattgtttgtttattataatttcaaacTATATAATTAACCTACTTATTAAAAGTCACTGCACCTACATTGGTGTTGGCAAGGTCGGTTGCTACGATTAAATTAACccatttaacggcctccgtggtccagtggttgagcgttaggctcacgatccggaggtgccgggttcgaatcccggaggaaatataacaaaaattacttcTAGTAACTGAAACCAGGGTTactagaagaagatttattaaCCTACTTAATTAAACGTCACTGTACATACATGatagtttggcggcgagggtgtgctgccgccaaaggatgttttcggggtaccgaactgagcatagtaccccgctagtcacaagttggtagtgtgactagggatcgacgatccgacagtgttgtgttggaagttgtatatatgcgtcttgctgtgtaaacttcgataccgcgtttcacgaccgcttgaagaatgtggcgccatctgttgcatgtgagcggaactaggtggccaactagttccGCTACAATAGTCTCGACGAGTTCGGTTGCTACGATTAAATTCACCCATTTTAAGCATAATTGACATCTTCTCTCgtgtcgaagcaattcaccgaTCGatctcatcacccctggtgtcatgATTACTATACTGAGCAATaattgtgactctgtacctacctatcctaagcgaataaattatttctgattGTTTATCCGATTCTAGTCCGAGAATGACGGACAGtagaaaattacttacttagtgtaaatataagtacttagtacctaAGTTCGGATCCATCATTTAACGGACTCGGATCGGAatttgcgcatttacttttatatgcgctaataTCACAttgcataatttaaaaaaaaaatgcttcaatgtggcctttttaaccacgcAGAACTCAATGTTTCTTTCACAGAGTTCTCCTGACACGCACTAACTTCTGTGCTGGATACATAACTCTACCTAAGAACGTCTGCAATGTAAGTCTGGTTCTTCGTCGAGctattaatgaaaaatgtagttGGGCTTTGagatagactactctgggcgccatcccactcgcgtccgACATACTGCGAGGTGGAAGGCAAgaaagaaaccactgccctatttttctctaagaAAGTAGCATGGACAATGCTACATCGAGAAGAGCAtggcccttaaattagtgatgaagatATAGTTATCTAGTAGATATTCGACGTAAGTATGCCTTTGCAGAAAAGGAAATCACACCTGCCTCTACTAGTCCTGCCGTATAAGGGGAAACCACCGGTAAAAACTTGATATATATACCTATCTACTTGTGACATATTCTCAATTACCTATTATGTGAGAAtttacgtaacataagctcaagaaATAGAAGCtcagaggggaggcctttgcccgcTGGCTGGCGGCTGGGAAAATCCAGgctagtaataaaaaaaaaacatagctcAAACACTCAAAAAAAGGTAGTTACATTCGTAGGTGTAGgtacattcacacacacacacacacataccctcacgcacgcacgcactcacTCACATATAaatttaatacttaataatcatttgaaaaaaaatatatagttattttattccgttacttaattattacttttcaaCTGATTTCTATTTCGTTATTTTGACCATGACTATGAGGTGGAGGCCTGCATCATAGAATACTGCGTACGTGTCTGGACTCCTAAAACTACTATACTTACCTACAGGATAGTTAGtcacactgtaacgaatactgagggggataattcagaccatgattctgagttgatatcaagtggattttcctgtcggaaaattcatgaaaatgttagtgttttgtttttaattatattccgttacatacttttgcgacgaaaaattccacttgatatcaactcagaatcatccccctcagtattcgttagggtgtcactaacaccctgtatagcaaaGTCGACAAATGCATTGTGGACCTTCAGCACGACGCGGGCGGCCCGGCGATCCTGGATGGCGTGCTGGTGGGCATCCTGTCGTATTCGTCCAAGCGCTGCGACCAGCCGGACCAGCCCGCCGTCTTCACGTCTGTTGGAGCGCTGTCGCCCTGGCTCGACGACCTCAACGAGCCCAAACCACGGTGAGGCAGCAAGCCCTTGTAGTGTTGCCTATCAGCTGACcaaaccgtttgatgtgtgctattaattctgtcgggttattagccatcATATAACCAGACCATTAaagaccccactgctggggcacgggccttccctatggatagatagggagatcgggccttaaaccaccacgcgggcccagtgcggttattagccaatgtaatttttttatagggttgttttagatttgtgcctaaaattgacgtgtgttccataaattgtatgcttgtcgattacccgtctctttccttttcggcggataagaaaataacagatcttaaatttaaattagatggtgtctacaggaattagcaccattgtcctGTATCTATTAGATAGTTATAgaatattgataaataaattatacaatagATTACGTACaatgaaactttaaactttACTGTACTGaacttacatccatcgcaagatgaatcaagtacccacgcttcatctATCTTTCTaatagaccaacatgatagctGGTGAGCCAtacgcatcgccgtctataatggtcgaggcaactgtgttagcgaaaactgcacttaatttgtaaaaaatatagtaatttaACTATTTGTTTACTAACAATTATTTTACAGATTAAAAACAGTATAAAGTGAAACTGGCTGATCGTAGCAGTTTCATCCGTCCAACCCTCACCTCAGAAGCTTCTACTATCATCTACACAATGAAACAATAGTTTGGAATTACATCAATAATATATTTCCTCTAATACTGTACAGACCAACTTCCATCTGACTACTTTGTaacaagataaaataaaaacattaaaaatatcatttctCAAACATTATGTATTTCTATTCAACATACAACACTGAATATAACGTACAATTTTAgagtatagtttatttatttttaattgtgttCTCAAGCGGATCTTCAGGTGTTATCAAATGGAATGATATCGAGCTGATTCTCTAACAATTCGTCgttgattatttaaatatttcaattaaaataGGGCAAAAATCAAGCGTTCTTATATTTACAGCTGTTATTCCCGCGTTTTTTGTTGTCAAATTGACAAAATGGCGTCGGTTCGCGCCTTGAAAACAAACGTGAGAGGAAAATGGCGTCACGTGGAAAAGCTTCAAAGTTCGATAATAAACAAATTGTTTAAGTTTATTCAAGATGTGTATAGAAGCAATGTGAGCGCGGACACAGGTATGTTCTCAAGGCGCTAACTAACAATTGCCGCGCTAAGCCTACCGAATATTTTAAGGTTATAACCATAACAATAAACGCTATAGTCACGCCATCTTATGGAGTAACGCGACGACTTAGTAACTGGCGTTGAGTTTACTTGATGCGGTAGTTGATGTGCAGCTCGGGCTTGATGTCGTATACCAGGTTGAGGATATCTTTGATCACCTAGAAAAAGAAGATATTGTTAGTGAGTTCAGTTAGTACTTCTAATATTCCTTGTAGACTATATCAACTAAGCCAACAAAGTGATTGCATTCTTTCCAACATGAACTATCTAGAACTATGAACATGAACTATGAGTGATCTGGGCCTGTCACCATATACCTAAACTTCTCATGAAAAAAAGATTTTTCGAGGTGTGAAGATTCACACCtcgcaagtttatgtttcgtaGTATGGTTCATAAACGGTTTTaaataatgttccaaattcaaatttgaaatGTAATTAAACTCGTAATtacaacgtacttacatcggcaagtttaactttcggacaatcaagtgatcagcctggaatgtcctaatcaaactagggctcacaaagtgctttttgtgatagtccctaccggggttcgaacccacAGCCGGATTGTGTACCCGACGGTCAACCGcaggaccatggaggctgttaataatgGTAATGTATCAACTTACTCCCTCCTGTTGTTGCTGGACCATTCTGTTCATCTCCTCAATCTTGACCTTGGTCTCGGCTTCGATCTTGGCTGCCACGCCTTCCCTCGTACCCATGTGCTGATGGGAAACAATAACACATGAGAAACTGAACGTAAAAACCTTTAACAATGAAATTTACACTCCCCCCCTCGATCCGTTAAAAAAATGGGgacttagacatagctggcaaggagaggGTATAATAATGAAGTTATGTAATACATAGCTTTATATGATTACCACCCTGCAAGCAATGTGCCTTTTCGATGATGTGAAAGATAGGCATGACAATAGGCAAGTGCTTCATCAAAACTTATTTGTTTCATCATCCCAATGCTAGACTAGCATGCTTCGCgttgaccaacgtgataggtagtgagcctaatggccgtctataatggttgagacAATGGAGTTATTAGTGACAACTGCACTTATATGAATAAATGAGtgatgcaagtccagtaccaaGGTTCGAACCAGCGCCCTCCGCTTCAGAAGGAAGCCAGTGTACctcaggaccacagtgactattattactttatcctcctaagaccgaatgttctttataaatccaaaccccattgtttaactattgcgtctggatatctcggtcttaagaggatatcATGGAACTTTGAAGACTTTTCTATTTTAAAGTGTGGTATGGAGTACTGGAAAACATGAGTATTTGAGAGTGCAATGCCCCTGCACCAACCTTGGCCTCGAACTCCTTGAACTGCCTCTCGCGCTCCTGTCTGTACTTCTCCACCTCATCCTGAGCCTCCTCCTTGGCCTGCTTTAGGCGTTTCGCTTTTCCTGAAATAAAgaaagcaaaataaataaatgaaggggatgcctttgcccaacagtgggattgaataggctagataagatgaGAAAGCAAATAACATATCGTTTtttaaaaatacctatatttaatttgtattaaaattacgcCGCGCtgtctacctactgaatatgtatatttatgtcattgttttaagacgaaatttgtagctaaccctatcacaggcttcggtctttttgggttgctactgtaacactgcattaaaaacaatttatcgcgttaacacgctcttttgggtctgttttggatagtggtgtaaattagctataagaacttgtaataataataaatatataaataaaaaaaaataactgaaagTTATGCTGATCACTGAGAAATTGTTGAGCAAGTATGGGCATGTAATGAGGACGGATGAAAGGCATATATAatgaggaaagttatgagtatgaatgtggaagGATTTTgtaaaggatatgtgtgtgaaaggtgtgagtactgaaatGACGACTCACAGAAACAAATACATTGCCGACCACACCTAGAGTGGGAAAAGGACAGGAGGATAACCtacgtatatttatttaccaaggTAACATaaggttaataataatataaacctttATTTCTGACAAGTTTTTACATATGTATAGTGAACTGACAGTGTATAATATAAGAATATGTTTAactaattatctttttttttttacataactaggTTACTACTATACATCTCTAtgtatagtcatcatcatcagcccattaacgtccccactactggggcacgggccttccctatggatggatagggagatcgggccttaaaccatcacgcgggcccagtgcggattgatggttattaacgactgctaatgcagccgggaccaacggcttaacgtgccttccgaagcacggaggagctcgagatgaaaactttttttgtggtcacccatcctatgaccggcctctgcgaaagttgctttacttcaacaatcgcagaccgagcgcgttaaccgctgcgccaccgagctccctcgtatagtatatacatctatatagtatatacatccaATCCTCACCAGCGTAATAGGGGGCAAACCTATTTCTATTAAtagggcacaaatcctagaaacaaCATGATAtctattatttatgatccaaacatggctCAGACTTATGAGTTTGATTTTAGTGGTGTTAGAACCCGAGCCAAGATTCAAATTTTGTATTGAAATTGCTTTTCTTTGAACACAAATAATTAACCCTTTcggaattaaataaaattgggtTTCATACTGTCCATTATACTTTTACAAgttctataataaaaaaagtaaaagaagtAGAGAAAGAACAAGATAcctattctaattttattttcaaaagtaATAATGAGTATGGTCATTGACCCCTTTTATTgacttttccatacaa
It includes:
- the LOC126376737 gene encoding V-type proton ATPase subunit G, translating into MASQTQGIQQLLAAEKRAAEKVAEARKRKAKRLKQAKEEAQDEVEKYRQERERQFKEFEAKHMGTREGVAAKIEAETKVKIEEMNRMVQQQQEGVIKDILNLVYDIKPELHINYRIK
- the LOC126376849 gene encoding trypsin-7-like, which gives rise to MAGVHKMAAVILFLNALLFVNCHRDDASDASSDSTSSEHADFTAVPDRTRNGRRSQKKEWQYEGLPIDIPKRRADPPTTTTTTTPTTTTTAVYPPLNPRFRRIYNPDERASIDEYPFLAAVLVNKELWCGGVIIDRDRVLTAAHCLQLQYNNRFFREYVKMLTVRVGSTNATAGGEVLKVVGITFHPNYKPSTLEFNAAVLQLHKNLTFETREPYFVTKTPYARENAIAVDNTVVFLGWGSVLGGGGTGGSVLLQKVELPVYDFSDCQQIYGKVLLTRTNFCAGYITLPKNVCNHDAGGPAILDGVLVGILSYSSKRCDQPDQPAVFTSVGALSPWLDDLNEPKPR